In Archocentrus centrarchus isolate MPI-CPG fArcCen1 chromosome 21, fArcCen1, whole genome shotgun sequence, the following are encoded in one genomic region:
- the cep97 gene encoding centrosomal protein of 97 kDa, translated as MGVSDLQFDRNAGPVVDLSARGMQKLDPNFTCSEDTHTLILDRNNIMKLDHLERSPGLQQLSVASNRLVRMMGVSRLTELRVLNLPNNSIGYIEGLRDLPHLKWLNLSGNNIKVIEQLNNCVSLQHLDLSDNNISALGDLTKLLALKTLLLHGNSITTLRTVPAHLPAQLSILSLAENEIRDLNEVSHLAPLHELEQLSIMSNPCVMATPSLPSFDYRPYVMSWCLSLKVLDGYVVTQKEGLKAEWLYSQGKGRSYRPGQHIQLVQYLATVCPLTASPALETAEDAKLEKILSKQRFHQRQLLEETRGGCQSPPRPTQLDVERHSPSHTVPHGGAGEVKKITVPVPAAPSAQETEPVVRFNTWMSSDSSNQSLPVVCRPRLSEEHIYLEDVQMDEDKLNGSMLSSESTFIPFASDLEPRLTHSDSEDETETFEPDSLAPKHPAQSKKQNTNKPQHSPSAAQDERKTLEEEVISAVATTSSGLLGVKVSAPQNDPKKDFGQAEVKEASKQEEADSKLSAMEADRAVIKIQSWWRGHYTRCCHPMAREVRSEIRLRRMEEHILFLSEKLDHVQKQYEEERLQRLVQEEAVKFLWKEFQAMQQWKQSVEQQLAAVTHATTPDQISSPRLCKAAQPIVSSTTNPPSMDVSFPDSGFQSTSDQQAAQEDSFLSSGTADSLKTVRAVSPVRCGFANGIDGVGSTDCSLLEQYLSSVQQREEEAEEAVSDRTETPQPSSPASPSRAVQTSSPTEKAAEAAPGSA; from the exons ATGGGTGTATCAGATTTACAGTTTGATAGAAATGCTG GGCCTGTAGTGGATCTTTCAGCCCGGGGTATGCAGAAGCTGGATCCCAATTTCACCTGCTCTGAGGACACTCATACTCTCATCCTGGACCGGAACAACATCATGAAGCTGGACCACCTAGAAAGGAGTCCAGGCCTTCAGCAG CTGTCTGTAGCCAGTAATCGTCTGGTGAGAATGATGGGTGTGTCTCGGCTGACAGAGTTGAGAGTCCTAAATCTTCCCAATAACAGTATAGGCTACATTGAGGGCCTGAGAGATTTGCCTCACCTAAAATGGCTCAACCTCTCTGGCAACAATATTAAG GTCATTGAACAACTTAACAACTGTGTCTCTCTTCAACACCTGGATCTGTCTGACAATAACATATCTGCCCTTGGTGATCTGACCAAACTGCTGGCATTAAAG ACTCTTTTACTCCACGGAAACAGCATCACAACACTTCGAACTGTTCCCGCTCACCTTCCTGCACAATTATCCATTCTCTCCCTGGCAGAAAATGAGATTAGGGATCTTAATGAA GTGTCACACCTGGCGCCACTTCATGAACTGGAGCAGCTTTCCATTATGAGCAACCCTTGCGTTATGGCAACCCCATCGCTGCCAAGTTTTGACTATCGGCCCTATGTCATGAGTTGGTGTCTGAGCCTGAAGGTCCTAGATGGCTATGTAGTAACACAGAAAGAGGG TCTAAAAGCTGAGTGGCTCTACAGTCAGGGCAAAGGTCGCTCATATCGACCAGGACAGCATATTCAGCTGGTTCAGTACCTGGCCACTGTTTGCCCTCTGACCGCCTCACCTGCCCTGGAGACAGCAGAAGATGCCAAATTGGAGAAGATCCTCAGTAAGCAGAG ATTTCATCAGAGGCAACTGCTTGAGGAGACACGGGGAGGCTGCCAGAGTCCTCCTCGTCCAACTCAGCTTGATGTGGAGAGGCACAGTCCTTCACATACAGTTCCACACGGTGGAGCCGGAGAGGTGAAGAAAATCACTGTACCTGTGCCGGCTGCTCCATCAGCCCAGGAGACGG AGCCAGTTGTCCGGTTTAACACCTGGATGAGCTCTGATTCTTCCAATCAGTCTCTGCCTGTAGTATGTCGCCCAAGGCTCAGTGAGGAGCACATTTATTTGGAGGATGTGCAGATGGATGAGGACAAACTAAATGGCAGCATGCTTTCCTCAGAGTCCACTTTCATCCCCTTTGCATCTGATCTGGAGCCACGATTGACCCACTCCGACAGCGAGGACGAGACTGAGACATTCGAGCCCGATTCTCTGGCACCCAAGCACCCAGCGCAGtccaaaaagcaaaacaccAACAAGCCACAGCATTCACCCTCAGCGGCGCAGGACGAGAGGAAGACGCTCGAAGAAGAAGTTATTTCTGCCGTAGCTACAACATCTAGTGGATTGCTGGGAGTCAAAGTTAGCGCTCCACAAAATGACCCGAAAAAGGATTTTGGTCAAGCTGAGGTGAAAGAAGCCTCAAAGCAAGAAGAAGCTGACAGTAAATTAAGTGCGATGGAAGCAGACAGAGCTGTAATTAAAATACAGTCCTGGTGGAGGGGGCATTACACACGATGCTGTCACCCCATGGCCAGAGAGGTGCGCAGTGAAATTCGTCTGCGCAGGATGGAGGAACACATCCTTTTCCTGTCTGAAAAGCTGGACCA TGTGCAGAAGCAATATGAGGaagagaggctgcagaggctTGTTCAGGAGGAGGCTGTGAAGTTTCTGTGGAAAGAG TTCCAGGCTATGCAGCAGTGGAAGCAGTCTGTGGAGCAGCAGCTAGCAGCCGTTACTCATGCCACCACCCCTGATCAGATCTCATCTCCCAGACTTTGCAAGGCTGCCCAACCCATTGTTTCTAGCACCACCAACCCACCTAGCATGGATGTCTCCTTCCCAGACTCTGGCTTCCAGTCAACCAGTGACCAGCAGGCAGCGCAAGAGGACAGCTTCCTGAGCAGCGGGACGGCAGACTCTCTGAAAACGGTGCGAGCAGTCAGCCCCGTTCGTTGTGGCTTCGCTAATGGTATTGATGGTGTGGGCAGCACTGACTGCAGCCTGCTGGAGCAATATCTGTCCTCTGTacagcagagggaggaggaggcagaggaggcagTTAGCGATAGAACAGAAACACCACAGCCCTCCTCGCCAGCATCACCCAGCAGGGCGGTGCAGACTAGCTCCCCCACAGAGAAGGCAGCAGAAGCAGCTCCTGGCTCTGCCTGA